A genome region from Microbacterium profundi includes the following:
- a CDS encoding efflux RND transporter permease subunit, translating into MSKLAILSLRNRALIALITIVAAVFGGLALTNLKQELIPSLELPSLIVMTTYPGASPEVVENDVSTPIETAIQGVPGLESTSATSATNSSIIQATLTYGENLATAEQKMQQAINRISSQLPEEVEPQVLSVSIDDFPVIQVAVTGFDDAETAQADLENVAIPDLEDVDGVNAAQIVGGIGQRITITPDNAKLAAAGVSSQAIRDALQQNGTLFPGGDITEAGQTLTVQTGAKITSVDDIAALPLVGTDATIADISTVALESDPVSSLSRVNGEDALSISITKLPSANTVEVSDGVIAELDELQKTFPDAKFTVVFDQAPFIVQSIETLATEGLLGLVFAVIVILVFLLSIRSTLVTAISIPTSVLITFIGLQAFGYSLNILTLGALTIAIGRVVDDSIVVIENIKRHYVGDADKGDAIRLAVREVASAITASTITTVAVFLPIVFVGDMVGELFRPFAMTVTIAMVASLLVALTIVPVLAYWFLRPGKELRDENGNVIDPEHQDAPPTPLQKLYRPILGWTLKHSAVTVILAVVVLGGTLAAAPLMKINFLSDTGQNTMTVTQDLGPTASLETKDAAAAVVEDALDGVEGIENVQVSIGSSGSSLMDAFSGGAGVTYSIMTSADVDQEQLRADVLDAVDGLEDVGDISVNAAAGFGSSDIEVNVTAPSAEALAEATSAVTEELDGRDGIGAVTDNLAASLPYIAVVVDRQAASDNGLSEVAVGTLVSGTMRPQQVGSVELDDTALTVYIAATEPPATIDALRSLAIPSPRGIITLQDIALVEQREGPTSITTEQGRRTATITVPPASDNLATATASVTAALEAVDLPDGASAEVGGVASQQADSFSQLGLAMLAAILIVYVVMVATFKSLRQPLLLLVSVPFAATGAILLQIITGVPLGVASLIGVLMLIGIVVTNAIVLVDLVNQYREKGLSTRDAVMAGGEKRLRPILMTALATIFALTPMALGITGQGGFISQPLAIVVIGGLVSSTVLTLIVLPTLYNLVEGAKERRRARKAGPDAGGTAPDSDAGPDTGGDAPAGDASETDASEHPLTRRELREHQG; encoded by the coding sequence GTGTCGAAACTCGCCATCCTCAGCCTGCGCAACCGCGCGCTGATCGCTCTCATCACGATCGTGGCCGCCGTGTTCGGCGGCCTCGCGTTGACGAACCTCAAGCAGGAGCTCATCCCCTCGCTCGAGCTGCCGTCGCTCATCGTCATGACGACCTACCCCGGTGCATCACCCGAGGTCGTCGAGAACGATGTCTCCACGCCGATCGAGACGGCGATCCAGGGCGTTCCCGGCTTGGAGTCCACGAGTGCGACGAGCGCGACGAACTCGTCGATCATCCAGGCCACCCTCACCTACGGCGAGAACCTCGCCACCGCCGAGCAGAAGATGCAGCAGGCGATCAACCGCATCTCCTCGCAGCTGCCTGAAGAGGTCGAGCCGCAGGTGCTGTCGGTCTCGATCGACGACTTCCCGGTGATCCAGGTCGCAGTGACCGGATTCGATGACGCCGAGACGGCTCAGGCCGACCTGGAGAATGTCGCGATCCCCGACCTCGAAGACGTCGACGGTGTCAATGCCGCACAGATCGTCGGCGGCATCGGGCAGCGCATCACGATCACGCCGGACAACGCCAAGCTCGCGGCGGCCGGCGTGAGCAGCCAGGCGATCCGCGATGCACTGCAGCAGAACGGCACGCTCTTCCCCGGTGGCGACATCACCGAGGCCGGTCAGACGCTGACAGTTCAGACCGGCGCCAAGATCACCTCGGTCGACGACATCGCCGCGTTGCCGTTGGTGGGCACGGATGCCACGATCGCCGACATCTCGACCGTGGCGTTGGAGTCCGACCCGGTGTCGTCGCTGTCACGCGTGAACGGCGAGGACGCGCTCTCGATCTCGATCACCAAGCTTCCCTCGGCGAACACGGTCGAGGTGTCCGACGGCGTGATCGCCGAGCTCGACGAGCTGCAGAAGACCTTCCCCGACGCGAAGTTCACCGTCGTCTTCGACCAGGCGCCGTTCATCGTGCAGTCGATCGAGACACTCGCCACCGAGGGCCTGCTCGGGCTCGTCTTCGCCGTGATCGTCATCCTCGTCTTCCTGCTGTCGATCCGTTCGACGCTGGTCACGGCGATCTCGATCCCGACCAGTGTGCTGATCACCTTCATCGGGCTGCAGGCGTTCGGATACTCGCTGAACATCCTCACCCTCGGCGCCCTCACCATCGCGATCGGTCGTGTCGTCGACGACTCCATCGTCGTGATCGAGAACATCAAGCGGCACTACGTGGGCGATGCCGACAAGGGCGATGCGATCCGCCTCGCGGTGCGTGAGGTGGCCTCTGCCATCACGGCATCCACCATCACCACCGTCGCGGTCTTCCTGCCGATCGTCTTCGTCGGCGACATGGTCGGCGAGCTGTTCCGTCCGTTCGCGATGACGGTGACGATCGCGATGGTCGCATCGCTGCTCGTGGCGCTGACGATCGTCCCGGTGCTGGCGTACTGGTTCCTGCGTCCAGGCAAGGAACTGCGCGACGAGAACGGGAACGTGATCGACCCGGAGCATCAGGATGCTCCGCCGACGCCGTTGCAGAAGCTGTACCGTCCGATCCTCGGCTGGACCCTGAAGCACTCGGCCGTCACGGTGATCCTCGCCGTCGTGGTGCTCGGTGGCACGCTCGCCGCCGCGCCGCTGATGAAGATCAACTTCCTCAGCGACACAGGCCAGAACACCATGACCGTCACGCAGGACCTCGGTCCGACGGCGAGCCTCGAGACGAAGGATGCGGCGGCAGCCGTCGTCGAGGATGCGCTGGACGGCGTCGAGGGCATCGAGAACGTGCAGGTGTCGATCGGTTCGAGCGGCTCGTCACTCATGGACGCCTTCTCCGGTGGAGCCGGGGTGACCTATTCGATCATGACGTCGGCGGATGTCGATCAGGAGCAGCTTCGCGCCGATGTGCTCGATGCTGTCGACGGACTGGAAGACGTCGGCGACATCAGCGTGAACGCCGCCGCAGGGTTCGGATCGAGCGACATCGAGGTGAACGTCACGGCGCCGAGCGCCGAGGCTCTGGCCGAGGCGACCTCAGCAGTCACCGAAGAACTTGACGGACGCGACGGCATCGGCGCGGTCACCGACAACCTCGCCGCATCGCTGCCCTACATCGCTGTGGTCGTCGATCGACAGGCGGCGTCCGACAACGGGCTCTCGGAGGTCGCAGTGGGAACGCTGGTCTCGGGCACGATGCGCCCGCAGCAGGTCGGATCCGTCGAGCTGGATGACACCGCCCTCACGGTGTACATCGCCGCTACCGAGCCGCCGGCGACGATCGATGCGCTGCGTTCGCTGGCCATCCCCAGCCCGCGCGGGATCATCACGCTGCAGGACATCGCGCTCGTCGAGCAGCGCGAGGGACCGACCTCGATCACCACCGAGCAGGGCCGCCGAACCGCGACGATCACGGTGCCGCCGGCGTCGGACAACCTCGCGACCGCGACCGCATCGGTCACGGCCGCGCTCGAGGCGGTCGACCTGCCGGACGGCGCCTCGGCCGAAGTCGGCGGCGTCGCGTCGCAGCAGGCTGATTCGTTCTCGCAGCTGGGGCTCGCGATGCTCGCCGCGATCCTGATCGTCTACGTCGTGATGGTCGCGACCTTCAAGTCGCTGCGCCAGCCGCTGCTGCTGCTGGTCTCTGTGCCGTTCGCGGCGACCGGTGCGATCCTGCTGCAGATCATCACGGGCGTGCCGCTGGGCGTCGCATCCTTGATCGGCGTGCTGATGCTGATCGGCATCGTGGTGACGAACGCCATTGTGCTCGTCGACCTGGTGAACCAGTACCGGGAGAAGGGTCTGTCGACGCGTGACGCGGTGATGGCCGGAGGCGAGAAGCGTCTGCGCCCGATCCTCATGACGGCGCTCGCGACCATCTTCGCCCTCACTCCGATGGCACTGGGGATCACCGGGCAGGGCGGGTTCATCTCGCAGCCGCTCGCGATCGTCGTGATCGGCGGCCTGGTCTCCTCGACCGTGCTGACGCTGATCGTGCTTCCGACGCTCTACAACCTCGTCGAGGGGGCGAAGGAGCGTCGCCGGGCTCGCAAGGCGGGGCCGGATGCCGGTGGCACGGCCCCCGATTCGGATGCTGGACCTGACACAGGGGGCGACGCTCCCGCAGGGGATGCGTCCGAAACCGACGCGTCCGAGCATCCGCTCACCCGCCGCGAGCTGCGCGAGCACCAAGGCTGA
- a CDS encoding Rv2578c family radical SAM protein, with product MRWQGQTIDDADDAALPGMENRTGIVRSVTTPEFAGMTFHEVLARSALNHVPSGSRMPFSWTINPYRGCSHACVYCVSPDTLVLCADGRQRRIDDLLVGDEIIGTERQGNYRRYVRTRVLAKWGTQKPAYRVTLADGTVIIASGDHRFLTDRGWKHVADAERGQRPHLTANNRLMGFGAQVARPEILQLITSSMTELRIPHVSEPPRPNGVSCVRVTGGLPQRQRFFDLTQPAIMRKLGIEGSAVKSASDLRIVAVDALGETRDLVDITTGTGDFIANGVISHNCFARGTHEYLDLDGGGDFDSQIVVKTNVAEVLAKELRKGSWQHESVALGTNTDPYQRAEGRYKLMPDIIRALAESGTPFSILTKGTLIRRDIPILRDAAKHVPIDIQMSIAMYDDALQHSIEPGTPSTQARLDTVRALTDAGFRVGVFLMPVLPHLTDSVAAIDHALQRIEQTGADHVIYGALHLRAGVKPWFMQWLGREHPELMSSYRELYPGAAADAPKAYRQWLAKRVRPLIRAHGLEARHSDDDAYPARQLTRPTHLRTTAAAQPAPTLF from the coding sequence ATGCGATGGCAGGGACAGACGATCGACGACGCGGATGACGCGGCGCTGCCGGGCATGGAGAACCGCACGGGTATCGTCCGCTCCGTGACGACGCCGGAGTTCGCGGGGATGACGTTCCACGAGGTGCTGGCGCGCTCCGCGCTGAATCACGTGCCCAGCGGCTCGCGTATGCCGTTCAGCTGGACGATCAATCCCTACCGCGGATGCAGTCATGCATGCGTGTACTGCGTATCCCCCGACACGCTGGTGCTGTGCGCAGATGGACGGCAGCGTCGGATCGATGATCTCCTGGTCGGCGACGAGATCATCGGCACGGAGCGTCAAGGAAACTACCGCCGATATGTCCGCACACGAGTGCTCGCAAAGTGGGGTACTCAAAAGCCGGCCTATCGAGTCACCCTGGCAGACGGGACCGTGATCATTGCGAGCGGGGATCACCGATTTCTCACCGATCGTGGATGGAAGCACGTTGCGGATGCTGAGCGAGGCCAGCGCCCGCACCTCACCGCGAACAATAGGCTCATGGGATTCGGCGCACAGGTCGCGCGTCCTGAGATCCTCCAACTCATCACTTCATCGATGACGGAGCTGCGGATTCCGCATGTAAGCGAGCCGCCGCGACCCAACGGCGTCTCTTGCGTCCGCGTTACAGGCGGACTTCCTCAGCGCCAAAGGTTCTTCGACCTCACGCAACCAGCCATTATGAGGAAGCTCGGCATTGAGGGGAGCGCCGTGAAGTCGGCATCCGACCTCCGAATCGTCGCGGTCGACGCACTCGGTGAGACGCGAGATCTTGTCGACATCACGACAGGAACTGGCGATTTCATCGCTAACGGAGTAATAAGTCACAATTGCTTCGCTCGCGGAACGCATGAGTACCTCGACCTCGACGGTGGTGGCGACTTCGATTCGCAGATCGTCGTGAAGACCAACGTCGCCGAAGTGCTCGCGAAAGAGCTGCGGAAAGGCAGCTGGCAGCACGAGAGCGTCGCGCTCGGCACGAACACCGATCCGTACCAACGTGCCGAAGGCCGTTACAAACTGATGCCCGACATCATCCGCGCCCTCGCGGAATCCGGCACCCCGTTCTCGATCCTCACCAAGGGAACGTTGATCCGGCGCGACATCCCGATATTGAGGGATGCTGCGAAGCACGTGCCAATCGACATCCAGATGTCCATCGCAATGTACGACGACGCACTGCAGCACTCGATCGAGCCGGGAACGCCTTCGACACAAGCGCGGCTCGACACCGTGCGCGCTCTGACTGATGCGGGGTTCCGCGTGGGCGTCTTCCTGATGCCCGTTCTGCCGCACCTCACCGACTCGGTCGCGGCCATCGATCACGCGTTGCAGCGCATCGAGCAGACCGGCGCCGACCACGTCATCTACGGCGCCCTGCATCTGCGCGCCGGGGTCAAGCCCTGGTTCATGCAATGGCTCGGGCGCGAGCATCCGGAACTCATGTCGTCGTACCGCGAGCTGTATCCGGGCGCAGCGGCCGATGCTCCGAAGGCGTACCGGCAGTGGTTGGCGAAGCGGGTGCGTCCGCTGATCCGTGCGCACGGGCTCGAGGCGCGCCATTCAGACGACGACGCATACCCTGCTCGGCAGCTCACTCGGCCGACGCACTTGCGCACGACCGCCGCCGCTCAGCCTGCGCCAACTCTGTTCTGA
- a CDS encoding DEAD/DEAH box helicase: MPKNKKPQGGRPSRNFEPRYGANKTSFHDRHAGRPEGGRSDAGAQRSASSHPTSTSDRGADRRPGSKSATHRGYRPAEADSGAPKRRWSDQERAGRDEARGIRGRAESGRRETPHHQGERPRTDGRRFNDDRPRYNSDRGAERPRYDNDRGAERPRFNDDRPRRDDRARQDERPRRDAGASTGSRYQGDRPRFNNDRGGERPRYNNDRPRFNSDRPAERPRYNDERPRRDDRERTDGRPRYEDRPRVNSERPQRDASTGSATGSRHQGDRPRRDDARRDDARRDDRGPRRDDRGPRRDDRGPRRDDRGPRRDDRGPRRDDRGPRRDDRRSEPRASRDDWNASTGSATGGSKFEKTEDVVHERLEAKTIAAPEVDGVTFADLGIGSNIVDVLKELGASSPFAIQAATIPSILEGRDVLGRGRTGSGKTIAFGAPLVERVLKSQAGKRREYGRKPRAIILAPTRELALQIDRTIQPIARSVGLFTTQIYGGVPQGRQVGALMKGVDIVIGTPGRIEDLIKQRKLDLSDCRIAVLDEADHMCELGFVEPVQRILRHTQEGSQKLLFSATLDREVAALVDEFLVDPDVYEVSGEDQDSGTIDHRVLVIEHRDKAEILTSMVDRAGKTLVFARTRAYAETLAEQFDDAGIPAAALHGDLNQAKRTRNLERMTSGRVSVLVATDVAARGIHVDDIDLVIQADAPDEYKTYMHRSGRTGRAGRAGRVVTLITRQRQRRMTELLGRAEIDAPFESARIGDDIIEEITGRMPSNDEITA, from the coding sequence ATGCCCAAGAACAAGAAGCCCCAGGGCGGCAGGCCCTCGCGCAACTTCGAGCCGCGCTACGGCGCGAACAAGACCTCGTTCCACGACCGTCACGCCGGTCGCCCAGAGGGTGGACGTTCGGATGCCGGCGCACAGCGCTCTGCGTCGAGCCACCCCACGTCGACCTCTGACCGCGGCGCCGACCGCCGCCCGGGCAGCAAGAGCGCGACCCACCGCGGATACCGTCCGGCCGAGGCCGACAGCGGCGCTCCGAAGCGTCGCTGGAGCGACCAGGAGCGTGCCGGCCGTGATGAGGCACGCGGCATCCGCGGCCGCGCCGAGTCGGGTCGCCGCGAGACGCCGCACCACCAGGGCGAGCGTCCGCGCACCGATGGGCGTCGCTTCAACGACGACCGTCCCCGGTACAACAGCGACCGTGGCGCTGAGCGTCCGCGGTACGACAACGATCGTGGCGCTGAGCGTCCTCGGTTCAACGATGACCGTCCGCGTCGGGATGACCGCGCGCGTCAGGATGAGCGTCCGCGTCGGGACGCCGGTGCGTCGACTGGTTCTCGCTACCAGGGCGACCGCCCGAGGTTCAACAATGACCGCGGCGGCGAGCGTCCCCGCTACAACAACGATCGTCCCCGCTTCAACAGCGATCGACCCGCCGAGCGTCCGCGCTACAACGACGAGCGTCCGCGTCGCGATGACCGCGAGCGCACGGATGGCCGCCCCCGTTACGAGGACCGCCCTCGCGTGAACAGCGAGCGTCCGCAGCGGGACGCGTCGACGGGCTCGGCGACCGGTTCCCGCCACCAGGGCGACCGCCCCCGCCGTGACGATGCCCGCCGTGACGATGCGCGCCGTGATGACCGTGGTCCCCGTCGTGACGATCGCGGCCCCCGCCGTGACGATCGTGGTCCCCGTCGTGACGATCGCGGCCCCCGTCGTGACGATCGTGGACCCCGCCGTGATGACCGTGGTCCCCGCCGTGACGACCGCCGCAGCGAGCCGCGCGCGAGTCGCGACGACTGGAACGCTTCGACAGGCTCAGCGACCGGCGGATCGAAATTCGAGAAGACCGAGGATGTCGTGCACGAGCGCCTCGAGGCGAAGACGATCGCAGCTCCCGAAGTCGATGGCGTCACGTTCGCCGATCTCGGCATCGGCTCCAACATCGTCGACGTTCTGAAGGAGCTCGGTGCGTCTTCGCCGTTCGCCATCCAGGCGGCGACCATCCCGTCGATTCTCGAGGGTCGCGACGTGCTCGGCCGTGGCCGCACCGGCTCGGGCAAGACCATCGCCTTCGGCGCCCCGCTCGTCGAGCGCGTGCTGAAGTCGCAGGCGGGCAAGCGCCGCGAGTACGGCCGCAAGCCTCGTGCGATCATCCTCGCCCCGACGCGTGAGCTCGCGCTGCAGATCGACCGCACGATCCAGCCGATCGCCCGCAGCGTCGGCCTGTTCACCACGCAGATCTACGGTGGCGTCCCGCAGGGCCGCCAGGTCGGCGCGCTGATGAAGGGCGTCGACATCGTGATCGGCACTCCCGGCCGCATCGAGGATCTGATCAAGCAGCGCAAGCTCGACCTCTCCGACTGCCGCATCGCGGTACTCGACGAGGCCGACCACATGTGCGAGCTCGGATTCGTCGAGCCCGTGCAGCGCATCCTCCGCCACACACAGGAGGGCAGCCAGAAGCTGCTGTTCTCGGCGACGCTCGACCGCGAGGTCGCTGCCCTCGTCGACGAGTTCCTCGTGGATCCTGACGTCTACGAGGTCTCCGGCGAAGACCAGGACTCCGGCACGATCGACCACCGCGTGCTCGTGATCGAGCACCGCGACAAGGCCGAGATCCTCACGTCGATGGTCGACCGCGCAGGCAAGACTCTCGTCTTCGCCCGCACCCGTGCGTACGCGGAGACGCTGGCCGAACAGTTCGACGACGCCGGGATCCCGGCGGCTGCGCTGCACGGTGACCTCAATCAGGCCAAGCGCACCCGCAACCTCGAGCGCATGACCTCTGGTCGCGTGTCGGTTCTGGTCGCCACCGACGTCGCAGCCCGCGGCATCCACGTCGACGACATCGACCTGGTGATCCAGGCGGACGCGCCGGACGAGTACAAGACCTACATGCACCGCTCGGGTCGCACCGGGCGTGCGGGCCGTGCCGGACGCGTCGTCACGCTCATCACGCGTCAGCGTCAGCGTCGCATGACCGAGCTCTTGGGTCGCGCCGAGATCGACGCACCGTTCGAATCCGCTCGGATCGGTGACGACATCATCGAGGAGATCACCGGGCGCATGCCGAGCAACGACGAGATCACCGCGTAA
- a CDS encoding HelD family protein — MPLNDFTTLPDQDELANQRAVEQEQVSLDEAFTRRDDLLRQLDADLAAPAADAVQQTRMRMMAQRRAELSHAEQGLIFGRLDGLDNSVRHLGRVGIPASDTEDDDPLVIDWRAPAARAFYTATAVDPQGQAKRRHIRTSDRTVVGVDDEPLDGSVASELVGEGALLAALGERRTGRMSTAAATLQREQDDVIRADAHGPLVVQGGPGTGKTVVALHRVAYLLFTHSRLAAQGVLVLGPSMRFLDYIAQVLPGLGETAVVSATCDTLVPGVSVERDEPRVLAEIKGRALWQRALSEYAASLVPQPRELELVWEGEKYTLDGRRIASVLASATSGRSYHAARAVFFEQVHSLLTDAVVERSEETLARMEEGLEDILVDVDAGLERSDDRAAATGATGAEVDGLLSEDDIERLRDRIAIDRDLADLLAQWWPPLDATAELRRLLADDALLRRWAPELTDSERDSVRREPTGWAGSDIPLIDALADLLGDQGSGRAQGEFLADRAASQRDWVYGHVVIDEAQELSEMQWQMVMRRCPSRSITAVGDIDQAEAPHRHTTWAQAVDAAFGKKWTEAGLTICYRTPLEVMALTAPVLRNAGSENEPPRAVRASGIEPWERDVDESDLAAEAALLFEELSARWSGGTVGVVAPLDRLAALRAALPDATVLSATDAKGLEWDATLLVDAVGIAAEPRGWNGLYVALTRCTQELGRLRVS, encoded by the coding sequence GTGCCACTGAACGACTTCACCACCCTGCCCGACCAGGACGAGCTCGCGAACCAGAGAGCAGTAGAGCAGGAACAGGTCAGCCTCGATGAGGCGTTCACGCGCCGTGACGACCTCCTCCGGCAGCTCGATGCCGACCTTGCGGCTCCTGCGGCGGATGCGGTGCAGCAGACGCGGATGCGCATGATGGCCCAGCGTCGCGCAGAACTGTCGCACGCCGAGCAGGGGCTGATCTTCGGGCGGCTCGACGGGCTCGACAATTCCGTGAGGCACCTGGGCCGGGTGGGGATCCCCGCATCGGACACGGAGGATGACGATCCTCTGGTGATCGACTGGCGCGCCCCGGCGGCGCGCGCCTTCTACACGGCGACTGCGGTGGACCCTCAGGGGCAGGCGAAGCGCCGGCACATCCGCACGAGCGATCGCACCGTAGTGGGCGTCGACGATGAGCCGCTCGACGGCTCGGTGGCCAGCGAGCTCGTGGGAGAGGGTGCACTGCTCGCTGCGCTGGGCGAGCGCCGGACCGGACGCATGAGCACGGCGGCGGCGACGCTGCAGCGTGAGCAGGACGATGTGATCCGCGCTGACGCCCACGGGCCGCTCGTCGTGCAGGGCGGACCGGGCACCGGCAAGACCGTGGTGGCGCTGCACCGGGTCGCATACCTTCTCTTCACGCACTCTCGCCTCGCTGCGCAGGGGGTACTGGTACTCGGCCCGTCGATGCGGTTCCTGGACTATATCGCGCAGGTGCTGCCGGGCCTCGGTGAGACGGCTGTCGTCTCCGCGACCTGCGACACGCTGGTGCCGGGCGTCAGCGTGGAGCGTGATGAACCGAGGGTGCTCGCCGAGATCAAGGGCAGGGCGCTCTGGCAGCGGGCGCTGTCGGAGTATGCGGCGTCGCTGGTCCCGCAGCCGAGGGAACTCGAGCTGGTGTGGGAGGGCGAGAAGTACACGCTCGACGGGCGGAGGATCGCGAGCGTACTCGCCTCTGCGACTTCCGGACGCTCGTACCACGCGGCGCGGGCCGTCTTCTTCGAGCAGGTGCACAGCCTGCTCACCGACGCCGTCGTCGAGCGCAGCGAAGAGACGCTCGCGCGGATGGAGGAGGGCCTGGAGGACATCCTCGTCGACGTCGACGCAGGGCTGGAGCGCTCCGATGACCGTGCTGCGGCGACCGGCGCGACGGGCGCCGAAGTCGATGGACTGCTCTCTGAGGACGACATCGAGCGGTTGCGCGATCGGATCGCGATCGACCGCGACCTGGCTGACCTGCTCGCCCAGTGGTGGCCGCCTCTGGATGCGACGGCAGAGCTGCGCCGGCTGCTCGCCGACGACGCGTTGCTGCGGCGGTGGGCGCCGGAGCTCACTGACTCGGAGCGCGACTCGGTCCGCCGCGAGCCGACCGGGTGGGCCGGCAGCGACATCCCGCTCATCGACGCGCTCGCCGATCTGCTGGGTGACCAGGGATCCGGACGGGCGCAGGGTGAGTTCCTCGCCGATCGTGCTGCTTCGCAGCGCGACTGGGTCTACGGGCACGTCGTCATCGACGAAGCGCAGGAGCTGTCCGAGATGCAGTGGCAGATGGTGATGCGGCGCTGTCCTTCGCGTTCGATCACGGCCGTCGGCGACATCGATCAGGCAGAGGCGCCGCACCGGCACACGACCTGGGCGCAGGCGGTCGACGCGGCATTCGGCAAGAAGTGGACTGAGGCCGGCCTGACGATCTGCTATCGCACTCCGCTCGAGGTCATGGCGCTCACCGCTCCCGTGCTGCGCAATGCCGGAAGTGAGAACGAACCGCCTCGGGCCGTGCGGGCGTCCGGCATCGAACCGTGGGAACGCGATGTCGACGAGAGCGATCTTGCCGCTGAGGCTGCGCTGCTCTTCGAGGAGTTGTCAGCGCGTTGGAGCGGCGGAACGGTCGGAGTCGTGGCGCCTCTCGACCGCCTCGCCGCGCTGCGCGCGGCTCTTCCGGACGCGACGGTGCTCTCTGCGACCGACGCGAAGGGGCTGGAATGGGACGCCACTCTGCTCGTGGATGCCGTCGGCATCGCCGCAGAGCCGCGTGGCTGGAACGGACTCTACGTCGCGCTGACGCGCTGCACCCAGGAGCTGGGACGGCTGCGCGTCAGCTGA
- a CDS encoding aldose 1-epimerase family protein yields the protein MTSQSPTGIQIHLQRGAVTAQIAQVGASLRGLTVGGVDLVSRYPENIPTPSCSGVVLAPWPNRVRDGVWDDGGTTQQLSISEPKLHNASHGLLRFTAYEIEQTDAAATLRATIHPQTGFPYEIATTVTYALTDAGIEVTHTLTNRSDAAAPAALGTHPFVTIGDADPHDLVLTVPAATQFDADERMLPTGTSPAPAALREGVRLGDIALDTGFTDLTRDADGFVRHCLTAPDGRRVTLRQGEGFDYVQVYTTTNYPGHDLAVAIEPMTAPADALNSGLGIRRLAPDETWRLTWGVELS from the coding sequence GTGACTTCGCAATCCCCCACCGGCATCCAGATCCACCTTCAGCGCGGCGCCGTCACGGCGCAGATCGCCCAGGTCGGGGCATCCCTCCGCGGGCTCACCGTCGGCGGCGTCGATCTCGTCAGCCGGTACCCCGAGAACATCCCGACGCCGTCGTGCTCCGGTGTGGTGCTGGCGCCTTGGCCGAACCGGGTGCGCGACGGCGTCTGGGACGACGGCGGCACCACGCAGCAGCTCTCGATCAGCGAGCCGAAGCTGCACAACGCCAGCCACGGACTGCTGCGCTTCACCGCCTACGAGATCGAGCAGACGGATGCCGCCGCCACCCTGCGCGCGACGATCCACCCGCAGACCGGCTTCCCCTACGAGATCGCGACGACGGTCACGTATGCGCTCACCGACGCCGGCATCGAGGTCACGCACACGCTGACGAACCGATCGGATGCTGCGGCACCCGCCGCACTCGGCACCCACCCGTTCGTCACGATCGGCGATGCCGATCCGCACGACCTCGTGCTCACCGTGCCCGCCGCGACCCAGTTCGACGCCGACGAGCGGATGCTGCCCACCGGCACCTCCCCCGCACCGGCCGCACTGCGCGAAGGAGTGCGCCTCGGCGACATCGCGCTCGACACCGGCTTCACCGACCTCACGCGGGATGCAGACGGGTTCGTACGCCACTGCCTCACCGCACCAGACGGCCGCCGCGTCACCCTGCGCCAGGGCGAAGGCTTCGACTACGTGCAGGTGTACACGACCACGAATTACCCCGGCCATGATCTCGCGGTCGCCATCGAGCCGATGACGGCCCCGGCCGACGCGTTGAACAGCGGTCTCGGCATCCGTCGCCTCGCCCCGGACGAGACGTGGAGGCTCACCTGGGGCGTCGAGCTCAGCTGA
- a CDS encoding YaeQ family protein encodes MAIGAMIHTFTVQLADTDRGVYDDLTLRVARHPSETDAYMVTRTLAYCLEYVEGIVFGAGISSTEEPAVLVRDLTGKVTVWIEVGAPDAERLHYGSKLADRIVVYTHRDPIKVIAPWAGKRIHNAEAIEVFSFDPGFVDAAAAVLERRNTVTLTVTEQQLYLDLNGTTLSSAIHVRGID; translated from the coding sequence ATGGCAATCGGCGCGATGATCCACACGTTCACGGTGCAACTCGCCGATACGGACCGCGGCGTCTACGACGACCTCACGCTCCGCGTCGCACGGCATCCGTCCGAGACCGACGCATACATGGTGACCCGCACGCTCGCCTACTGCCTGGAGTACGTCGAGGGCATCGTCTTCGGCGCCGGCATCTCGTCGACGGAAGAACCTGCGGTGCTCGTGCGCGATCTCACCGGCAAGGTCACCGTGTGGATCGAGGTCGGAGCCCCTGACGCCGAACGTCTGCACTACGGCAGCAAGCTGGCCGACCGGATCGTCGTCTACACGCACCGCGATCCGATCAAGGTCATCGCACCATGGGCGGGCAAGCGCATCCACAACGCCGAGGCGATCGAGGTGTTCAGCTTCGACCCCGGCTTCGTCGATGCCGCGGCCGCGGTGCTCGAGCGACGCAACACCGTGACGCTGACTGTCACTGAGCAGCAGCTGTACCTCGACCTGAACGGGACCACTCTGAGCTCTGCGATCCACGTACGCGGCATCGACTGA